Genomic window (Dyadobacter fanqingshengii):
TACCCTATATTTGGACATTCAAAGTGCTACAAGATCCCTTAAATCGAAAGTTATGTCAAAAAATCTGGTGATCGTAGAGTCACCGGCGAAGGCCAAAACCATTGAAAGTTATTTAGGAGCAGATTTCACCGTCAAGTCAAGTTTCGGGCACGTTCGTGACCTACCGGAGCATGATATGGGCGTGGATGTAGAGCATGGTTTCCAGCCTTCTTACGAAATTTCAGCTGATAAAGTCAAGGTGATATCCGAGCTTAAAAAACTGGCCAAAGGCGCAGAGGTTTGGCTGGCAACGGATGATGACCGCGAAGGAGAGGCGATTTCGTGGCACTTGAAAGAAGCGTTGGGGTTGCCTGATGATACCAAAAGAATTGTGTTCCGGGAGATTACGAAAACCGCTTTACAAAACGCGATTTCCAAACCCCGTATAATAGATGTGGATCTTGTAGATGCGCAGCAGGCACGCAGGATCCTCGACAGGCTTGTAGGTTATGAGCTTTCTCCTGTGCTTTGGAAAAAAATACGCATCGGAAAATCAAACCTTTCAGCAGGCCGTGTGCAATCCGTTGCAGTCCGGATTATCGTAGAAAGAGAAAGGGAAATTGATGCCTTCAGAAGCAAAAGCAGCTTTAAAGTAACCGCGCATTTTGATCTCGGAAACGGGAAAGTCTTAAATGCTGAACTCGCCAAGAATTTTGCGCAGGAAGACGATGCCATGAAATTTCTTGAAAAATGCCTTGGCGCACAATTCTCTATCAAAAGTCTTGAAGTTAAACCAGCTAAAAAAACACCCGCACCGCCATTCACAACCTCTACATTACAACAGGAAGCATCCAGAAAACTGAGCTTTTCCGTAGCGCAAACCATGACCGTGGCACAGCGGCTTTATGAAGCAGGTAAGATTTCCTATATGAGAACGGACTCCACAAATTTGTCGGAGGAAGCATTGGAAAAAGCCAGGGTTCAGATCACGAAGGAATACGGGCAGGATTACTATAATAAAAGGATATTCAAGACCAAAAACGAATCGGCGCAGGAGGCTCACGAAGCCATCAGGCCAACTGATTTTTCAACATTAAATGGCAGCAGCGACCGGAATGAGCAGCGCTTGTACGAGCTGATCTGGAAGCGTGCGATTGCTTCTCAAATGTCAGATGCGCAACTGGAACGCACAACGGCAACCATTTCTATATCCACCACTTCGGAAGAACTTGTTGCGCAAGGTGAGGTGATCAAATTTGAGGGTTTCCTGAAAGTATACCTGGAATCCAGCGATGATGAAGGCGATGAAGAGCAAAAAGGAATGCTGCCTCCATTGAACATTAACCAGATCCTGAACCTGGCAGACATGAAGGCGACGGAGCGTTTTACCCGAAACCCGCCGCGTTATACGGAAGCAAGTTTGGTAAAAAAGCTGGAAGAAATGGGCATCGGACGTCCATCTACATACGCACCTACGATTTCTACTATTTTAAGGCGTGAATACATTGTAAAGGAAGACCGTCAGGGAAACGAACGCGAGTTCAAAGAACTGACGCTTTCGAACAATCAGATCGTTGGGAAAGTTAACAAGGAAATATACGGTTCAGAAAAGGCAAAACTGTTT
Coding sequences:
- the topA gene encoding type I DNA topoisomerase → MSKNLVIVESPAKAKTIESYLGADFTVKSSFGHVRDLPEHDMGVDVEHGFQPSYEISADKVKVISELKKLAKGAEVWLATDDDREGEAISWHLKEALGLPDDTKRIVFREITKTALQNAISKPRIIDVDLVDAQQARRILDRLVGYELSPVLWKKIRIGKSNLSAGRVQSVAVRIIVEREREIDAFRSKSSFKVTAHFDLGNGKVLNAELAKNFAQEDDAMKFLEKCLGAQFSIKSLEVKPAKKTPAPPFTTSTLQQEASRKLSFSVAQTMTVAQRLYEAGKISYMRTDSTNLSEEALEKARVQITKEYGQDYYNKRIFKTKNESAQEAHEAIRPTDFSTLNGSSDRNEQRLYELIWKRAIASQMSDAQLERTTATISISTTSEELVAQGEVIKFEGFLKVYLESSDDEGDEEQKGMLPPLNINQILNLADMKATERFTRNPPRYTEASLVKKLEEMGIGRPSTYAPTISTILRREYIVKEDRQGNEREFKELTLSNNQIVGKVNKEIYGSEKAKLFPTSTGMVVNDFLVSHFNDIIDYSFTANVEKDFDNIADGQLEWRQMIKNFYTPFQKKVTEANEEAIDRSLTSRDLGEDPATGKKVSVRIGKYGPYVQIGDAEDEEKPKFASLMKGQLMENITLDEAFELFKLPREVGLYEEKELIVNIGKFGPYVKHDGKYYSLARTDDPIAVTEDRLVEIITEKRLNDSNRTIKEFSEDPDAKVLNGKYGPYIAFGKKNVKIPKGTEPASLTYEEVVKLAAETPDRPAGRGAKKPAAKAAVAKAPAEKKVADKKPAAKKPAAKKPAAKKAAAPKAAKKS